Proteins encoded in a region of the Zea mays cultivar B73 chromosome 2, Zm-B73-REFERENCE-NAM-5.0, whole genome shotgun sequence genome:
- the LOC103645813 gene encoding protein NRT1/ PTR FAMILY 2.12 has protein sequence MQISSTATEAQHTTPACSCSTRRRSIDFPHLWRGTGFRVNMCEGGRPEAASMASHRRPQSAGLSSGLPVPEQEAAGGGGGGAAEATRRPRGWRAVAFIIGFYAAASIAGNAFSFSLTSYLIGRYNMKQNAATNVNNIFSGTYNFSPVIGAFVADAFWGRFRTLLVGTVFGVAAMAVITLSATVHQLKPPPCSPLAQQAGTCAAPSALQRAVLYLGMGLLVVSAGGTSPTGLPFGADQFDERKEQHSKQGGLARFYNWYYAVAMVATFLALTVVLYVQVKVSWGLGFAIPTALMLIAFLVFLVGTKLYVYVPPEGSIFSSVARVFVASCRKWRLRLPHPDDARRQEELLYDPPAVGIGGGRRVFKLPLTLQLSFLNKAAIVTDAAAEIRPDGAPARPWSLCSVQQVEEAKCLLKIIPVWISGTVWFTMVTELTNYTFLQASTMDLHMGKHFTVPPASIVAVFYLAVALFVPVYDLLVSRATLRRGITLLQRQGAGLVVAALAFVVAAAVEPRRRRSALAHGDGMSPLSVFLLAPQLAVMGVSGGFTLVGQVEFYNTQFPEQMRTLANAVFYCAQGISSYLATLVVNIVNARTRRHGGSAGWVTDDINAGRIDYFYYAMAVLSGANFVYFLVCSYFYQYKGEQAADTPPARCEPATDSDSRTSESAAALLRT, from the exons ATGCAAATCTCCTCCACTGCAACAGAAGCACAGCACACAACACCTGCCTGCTCGTGCTCGACCAGGCGGCGATCGATCGATTTCCCTCATCTCTGGCGTGGCACTGGGTTCCGGGTAAACATGTGCGAGGGTGGAAGGCCGGAAGCAGCATCCATGGCCTCGCATCGCCGGCCACAGTCGGCGGGGCTAAGCAGCGGCCTCCCGGTCCCGGAGCAAGAGGCTGCGGGCGGTGGCGGAGGAGGAGCGGCGGAGGCGACACGGAGGCCCAGAGGGTGGCGAGCCGTCGCCTTCATCATCG GGTTCTACGCGGCAGCATCTATAGCGGGCAATGCCTTCTCCTTCTCCCTCACCAGCTACCTCATCGGCCGCTACAACATGAAGCAGAACGCCGCTACCAACGTCAACAACATCTTCTCCGGCACGTACAACTTCTCGCCCGTCATCGGAGCCTTCGTCGCCGACGCCTTCTGGGGAAGGTTCAGGACCCTGCTAGTTGGGACCGTGTTCGGAGTTGCT GCAATGGCAGTTATCACCCTGTCGGCGACTGTCCATCAGCTTAAACCGCCGCCGTGCAGCCCACTGGCACAGCAGGCCGGCACGTGTGCCGCCCCGTCGGCGCTCCAGCGAGCCGTGCTCTACCTCGGCATGGGGCTGCTCGTGGTGTCCGCCGGCGGCACGAGCCCGACTGGCCTGCCCTTCGGCGCGGACCAGTTCGACGAGAGGAAAGAGCAGCACAGTAAGCAGGGAGGCCTCGCGCGCTTCTACAACTGGTACTACGCCGTCGCCATGGTGGCCACGTTCCTGGCGCTCACCGTCGTGCTCTACGTCCAGGTCAAGGTGAGCTGGGGCCTCGGCTTCGCCATCCCCACCGCGCTCATGCTCATCGCCTTCCTCGTGTTCCTCGTCGGCACCAAGCTGTACGTCTACGTGCCGCCCGAGGGCAGCATCTTCTCGAGTGTCGCTCGGGTCTTCGTCGCGTCGTGCCGCAAGTGGAGGCTCCGGCTGCCGCACCCTGACGATGCACGGCGCCAGGAGGAGCTCCTGTACGACCCTCCCGCCGTTGGCATCGGCGGCGGGCGCCGCGTGTTCAAGCTCCCCCTCACCCTGCAGCTCAGCTTTCTAAACAAGGCGGCCATCGTGACCGACGCCGCCGCCGAGATACGGCCCGACGGCGCCCCGGCCAGGCCGTGGAGCCTGTGCAGCGTGCAGCAGGTGGAGGAGGCCAAGTGCCTCCTGAAGATCATCCCCGTGTGGATCTCCGGCACCGTGTGGTTCACCATGGTGACGGAGCTTACAAACTACACGTTCCTCCAGGCGTCGACCATGGACCTCCACATGGGGAAGCACTTCACCGTCCCGCCGGCGTCGATCGTCGCCGTGTTCTACCTCGCCGTCGCGCTATTCGTGCCCGTCTACGACCTGCTCGTCTCTCGCGCCACGCTGCGTCGCGGCATCACCCTGCTCCAGAGGCAGGGCGCCGGGCTGGTGGTCGCCGCGCTGGCGTTCGTGGTCGCGGCCGCCGTGGAGCCGAGGCGGAGGCGCTCCGCGCTTGCGCACGGCGACGGCATGTCCCCGCTGTCCGTGTTCCTCCTAGCGCCGCAGCTCGCCGTGATGGGCGTGTCGGGTGGGTTCACCCTGGTGGGACAGGTCGAGTTCTACAACACGCAGTTCCCAGAGCAGATGCGCACTCTCGCCAACGCGGTCTTCTACTGCGCGCAGGGCATCAGCAGCTACCTTGCCACACTCGTGGTCAACATCGTCAACGCCAGGACGAGGCGACACGGTGGGTCTGCGGGCTGGGTCACCGACGACATCAACGCTGGGAGGATCGACTACTTCTACTATGccatggcggtgctctctggagcCAACTTCGTCTACTTTCTCGTGTGCTCGTACTTCTACCAGTACAAGGGCGAGCAGGCCGCTGATACTCCTCCTGCTAGATGTGAACCTGCAACGGACAGTGATAGTAGAACAAGCGAGAGTGCCGCCGCTCTCCTAAGGACGTAG